The window ATTTGCTATTGCTATATCTCTTTCTGATAGAATATCAGACAGGAGTTTTTCTTGTAGGTAAACTAGACCATTGGGCtgctttgaattttgtgcaacATCGCTGAGGAAGCTGCTACCTTCGAAAGTATAAAAAATCTGATTATAAATAGCTTTTGCAATGGCTGTCTTTCCCATTCTTCTTGGCCCACATATTCCTACAATGATGACATCTTTCGACCCAACTTGCAAGAAGAGTTTTAGGTACTCATGGCATATATCATATCTAAGAGGATAGATGGAAATAATCAGATTTGTCGGAATTCGTTTGTTTATGATGTCTTCAACAACTCTACCAACTAGCATAGACTCAATCCTGGATGATATTGTCAATTTGTCATCAACATGAAAATTATAAGCACAAGAAGCATCCATGAGTACCAAATAAGACTTGACAAAGTAAGTGGCAATGAAACTGATTCCACGCTTCTAGCTACTATGAATTAACATAAAGTCTAATGGGCAATGGCACAACAAATTTGACAATTGTAAAGTCATATAAAAAAAGATGTTACTCTGATCATAGTTTGCTACCTTAACAAATTGTGGGAGAAGTCGTAAAATTCTTATGTGACATTGCATTGCTGATAAATTAATAGTGAAGAAAGATAATTGAGCAacaaaaaagattataaaaaaaaaaaaaaaaataaaaacggtGAAGAAAGGAAAGCTATCAAATTCTTGAAAAAGTTTGTTTCtgcaaaaagaataaattacaaaatgcattagcatcttcttcttccccaaTTGAAATTGAATTATTTCACTGttcaaatcaaatattaaaaaaaaatctaaagatgTCGAAAgtcatgttatttaaaattttaaacaaacatatatagcATTTTCTATACAGCTAGATTATAAGATCAATCTAActagaggaaaaaagaaaagaataccTATCGGAAGCTCGATGATCCCAGCCGCACAAGTTTGCTGCTTCTGTAAGAGCAGCTGTCCACCTTCTTCGCCAAAAGCTTCCAGGCCTTTGTATGCCTACTACCTTAGCAGCAGAGCCTCTTTGTTTTCTAATATCAGAGGGATCCACATCAAAGAAGATGGGCAACACAATTAGCCCCCACTTCTTCCTGCACCCTAAGATCAGCGCAAGCTCTTCAAGGCACCAACTTGATGAAACGTACTCTTTAGAGAACAAAACTATGGAAATTCTTGACATCCCAATAGCGTCTTGCAACTCTTTCCCAACTTCTGTTCCCTTTTGCCTTCTTCGAAGTTGCTTGTTGTCTTTGAAAGTGGGGACTCCACGCGTGATCAGAGACTTATCTATCATGTCTGTGATGTACTTTCGGGGATCTTCATGTTGAACACTAATATACACATCATGTAGCCGGCCAGAGGTTGAAGATGATGACGATGAGGAAACGGCCATGGAAAGTGACCAAGAGAGCTAAGAATGCTGAGCTTGCTACTGCTAGCAAAGTCAATAATGGAGATATGGAAATACTTGATGTTAATTGGAGTAGTTTAGTTAAGTTAATTATTCATTATCTtagcaaaaggaaaaaggcCATCCGCTTTTCGTGTTAAACTTTTGTCATCgtcctccttttttttaattcactGTTTCAGTATTTTGTCGGTGtgcaacaatattttattttactattattaatttttgtgagATATTACAGATTTTAAAACATTTGACATCCCCCTAATGAAATTACGTAATAACCGCTAGCAGTGATggaagtaaaatttttaatttttaacattcaAAAATTTACTTTACCTATTTTAACATACCACTTTATAACACACTCAACATCTATGAGAAAGCACCGAGTGCTCTCATGCTCTCGTGCATGTGGAAGCAGTAGGAGTCTTGTAAGGTGTTAACCTTTGCAAGAGGTCAGTGGCCTCCCTCCGGTGAGGTCtttttgagagaaaagaaaaaaaaaagagagaaataagatGGAAGACGAGTTAGAAGCAATCTGGAAAAAGCTGTCCCTCACTGAAGAAGAGGACGATCAGGTGGTGTTGGGTAGCAATAGCACAAAGGCAGCAAAGGAGTTAGGCAGAAACTGCTTAGTGATGAAAGTACTACCACGTAGGAGCATCTCACTAGATGCACTCCGAAAAAACCTGAGAATGGTGtggaaaacaaataaaagtgTGCAGATTTCTGAAGTAGAGGATGAGGTGTTCATGGTGGAGTTCGGGGACGgaagagataaaaagaaaatcatggaGATGAGACCTTGGAGCTATGAAAAGCAGTTGATTATTTTACAAGAATTTGAAGGGGAGCAAACGCCAAAGGAAGTGGTTTTAAAGTGGTCTCCCTTCTGGATTCAAATACATAATCTGCCACTAAAAAGCAGAACGAAGGAAACAGGGTACTCAATCAGTGCGACAATAGGTGAAGTGGTTGAGGTGGACGTCGCAGAGAATGGGGTGCAATGGGGAAAGTGTCTGAGGGTACGAGTGATGGTGGATGTTACAAGAAGACTAATCAGAGGAAAGAGGGTCAACATCGAAGGAGTGGAAGGAAGGTGGGTTCAATTCAAATACGAGAGACTACCAAATTTTTGCTATCAGTGCGGGCTACTAAACCATGACATGAAAGATTGCACTGAGGTAAAGAAGAGTGGCGACCAATCTGAGATGAAGGAGCTCTAGTATGGTGCGTGGCTAAGAGGGGAGGTATTTAGAAAGATTGTGAGAGAGAGGGATCAAACAGGAAGAAGGGAGCAAATGTATAAGGCTGAAGAAATTGACAAAGGGAGAAGTGCCCAGATGAAGTTGGTGGCCAAACAGGCCGGCGGTGAAGCGGTGGAGATCAACCGTCCCGAGGAAGAACTGAAAGGGAGGAGCGGGAATTCGGGGTCAACGATTCCAACCCAAGAAGATGCAGACCAAAAGAAAAAGCCAAACAAGATAGACAAGGTGGTACAGGGCAGTGGGATTAAATATGAAAGGGGAAAGGTTAGTCAGGCAGAGGAGTCAATAGAGATCACCTTGCCTATCCAAGGATTCAAACACACATTGGAGATAGAGTCACgagaaaaaggagaggatgaGATGCAGTGGGAGATAATGACAACACGGAAGGAGGTTCCaaagtttatttttaatgaagGCCAAACAGCTGGTGAGCATCAAGGAGAGTTTAAGCCCGATAGAGCTGAAGCAGCCCAAAACCCAATGGCTATGATTTTTAAGGAGGACGTGGGCTGGGTTGCTGAATGTTTAGGCCCAAAAAGTGGGCATTGGAAGCGAATGGCAAGAGAGGTTAGGCCCAAAGATGTTAAAGAGCAACAAAGCCCAAGTGAAGTCAAGCCTTTCATTAAAAGTAAGGCGAAAAGGGAGAGCCCGGTTCCAGTGCAGGAGCTGGAATTAAATATCACAGAGATCAAACGTAACAAAGGATGTAAAGAGGGCACAGTagtagagaaggaaaaaacaaacaCGAATGGCGGAGAGGCGGCGACTGCGACGCAGCGCCGCCGAGCTCAATGAGCTTCCTAGCATGGAACTGCTGGGGTCTTGGTTCACCCCCGGCGATTCGAACTCTCACCGATGAGGTGAAGATAAAGAACCTGCTCTTGGTCTTTCTATCTGAGACCAAAGCAAGTTTAAGCAAGATGAAGGGtttccaaaacaaaatagaGTACACGGAGGGGATTATTGTGCCAAGCGACGGAAAAAGTGGAGGATTAGCTATGATTTGGAAGAAAGGAACGGCGATAAGGCTGAAGAGTTGCTCAAATTCTCACATCGATGTCGTAGTGGAGGGCGAGGCAGGTCAAGATCCGTGGAGAGCAACTGGATTTTATGGCCAACTTGATTCAGGTAAGAGGAAAATTTCTTGGAGTTTGCTAGAAATGTTAAATAAACAGTGTAATATGCCTTGGGTTGTTTGTggggatttcaatgaaataACCCATGTTGATGAGAAAATAGGATGGCTTGATAGAGATGCAACACAGATGTGGGAATTTAGGGAATGTCTAAGTAGGTGTGGTTTAATAGATCTTGGTTTTGTGGGGCAGAGATATACTTGGTGTAATGGTAGACTGGGGGAGCAGAGGACACTAATCAGATTAGATAGAGGAGTAGCGAATAAA of the Quercus robur chromosome 10, dhQueRobu3.1, whole genome shotgun sequence genome contains:
- the LOC126702954 gene encoding disease resistance protein RPV1-like, yielding MAVSSSSSSSTSGRLHDVYISVQHEDPRKYITDMIDKSLITRGVPTFKDNKQLRRRQKGTEVGKELQDAIGMSRISIVLFSKEYVSSSWCLEELALILGCRKKWGLIVLPIFFDVDPSDIRKQRGSAAKVVGIQRPGSFWRRRWTAALTEAANLCGWDHRASDRIESMLVGRVVEDIINKRIPTNLIISIYPLRYDICHEYLKLFLQVGSKDVIIVGICGPRRMGKTAIAKAIYNQIFYTFEGSSFLSDVAQNSKQPNGLVYLQEKLLSDILSERDIAIANCTRGMDIIKEKLCFKRVLIVLDDVDDLEQLYALIGSRNWFGVGSKIIITTKKVHLLNALGVDQILLAQGRPLPPNIEDIWEKYQQSCHIVAGFQEYIQSLYNMRNDRVRYLENCLLKERQENAVQAPPTG
- the LOC126704115 gene encoding uncharacterized protein LOC126704115 translates to MEDELEAIWKKLSLTEEEDDQVVLGSNSTKAAKELGRNCLVMKVLPRRSISLDALRKNLRMVWKTNKSVQISEVEDEVFMVEFGDGRDKKKIMEMRPWSYEKQLIILQEFEGEQTPKEVVLKWSPFWIQIHNLPLKSRTKETGYSISATIGEVVEVDVAENGVQWGKCLRVRVMVDVTRRLIRGKRVNIEGVEGRWVQFKYERLPNFCYQCGLLNHDMKDCTEVKKSGDQSEMKEL